Proteins encoded within one genomic window of Pararhizobium capsulatum DSM 1112:
- the panB gene encoding 3-methyl-2-oxobutanoate hydroxymethyltransferase — protein sequence MSVHTAKRRLAPADIKALKGERPIVSLTAYTTPVAKLLDPHVDFMLVGDSLGMVLYGLDSTVGVTIEMMIAHGQAVMRGSSNACVVVDLPFGSYQMSKEQAFETAARVLKETGCSAVKLEGGGEMAETVRFLTERGIPVLGHVGLMPQLINTTGGYRSLGRNDKEVEKIRRDAAAIEEAGAFAIVIEGTVEPVAREITSQVNVPTIGIGASPACDGQVLVVDDVLGIFTDFKPRFVKHFANLAPLMSEAFATYAAEVKARSFPGPEHTFQLKR from the coding sequence ATGAGTGTACATACAGCGAAACGGCGCCTGGCGCCGGCCGACATCAAGGCACTCAAGGGCGAGCGCCCAATCGTAAGCCTCACCGCCTACACGACGCCAGTCGCCAAGCTGCTCGATCCGCACGTGGATTTCATGCTGGTCGGCGATAGCCTCGGCATGGTGCTTTATGGTCTCGATTCGACTGTCGGCGTGACCATTGAGATGATGATCGCCCATGGTCAGGCCGTCATGCGCGGCTCGTCCAATGCCTGCGTCGTCGTCGACCTGCCGTTCGGCTCCTATCAGATGTCGAAGGAGCAGGCCTTCGAGACGGCCGCCCGCGTTCTGAAGGAAACTGGCTGTTCTGCCGTCAAGCTCGAAGGAGGTGGTGAAATGGCTGAAACGGTCCGTTTCCTCACCGAGCGCGGCATTCCGGTGCTCGGCCATGTGGGCCTTATGCCGCAGCTCATCAACACCACGGGCGGTTATCGCTCGCTTGGCCGCAACGACAAGGAAGTGGAGAAGATCCGCCGCGATGCCGCAGCCATCGAAGAAGCCGGCGCTTTTGCGATCGTCATCGAAGGCACGGTCGAGCCGGTTGCGCGTGAGATCACATCGCAAGTCAATGTGCCAACCATCGGCATTGGCGCGTCGCCGGCCTGCGACGGGCAGGTTCTCGTCGTAGATGACGTGCTCGGCATCTTCACGGATTTCAAGCCGCGCTTCGTCAAGCATTTCGCCAATCTTGCACCTCTCATGAGCGAAGCCTTCGCGACCTATGCTGCCGAGGTGAAGGCGCGCAGCTTCCCAGGCCCTGAGCATACGTTCCAGCTCAAGCGTTGA
- the panC gene encoding pantoate--beta-alanine ligase, which translates to METITTIAELRARLAPHRLAGKSIGLVPTMGYLHVGHMELVARARASSDIVVVSLFVNPLQFGANEDLAKYPRNLERDEAMLVEGGVDFLFAPGVKDMYPRPMEAVVDVPTLGSELEGSVRPGHFAGVATVVTKLFNIIQPDRAFFGEKDFQQLQLIRRMVADLAQPVEVIGVPTVREADGLACSSRNVYLTPEERAAAAIVPKALDEASRLVAEGVTDVGALELAISEFIDTEPLAKPEVIAIRDPETLRIVSEIGEKPVLLLLFIRFGSTKLLDNRVIDPKNVKFAKVA; encoded by the coding sequence ATGGAAACCATCACGACAATCGCGGAGCTTCGCGCCCGCCTTGCACCGCACCGGCTTGCCGGAAAGTCCATCGGTCTTGTTCCGACCATGGGTTATTTGCATGTAGGACATATGGAACTTGTGGCGCGCGCCCGGGCGTCAAGCGACATCGTTGTCGTCAGCCTGTTCGTGAACCCACTGCAGTTCGGCGCCAACGAGGATCTTGCCAAATATCCGCGCAATCTCGAGCGGGATGAGGCCATGCTCGTGGAAGGCGGCGTCGATTTCCTCTTCGCTCCGGGCGTCAAGGATATGTATCCGCGTCCGATGGAAGCCGTCGTGGATGTGCCGACGCTGGGCAGCGAGCTTGAAGGCTCCGTTCGTCCCGGCCATTTCGCGGGTGTCGCCACCGTCGTGACCAAACTTTTCAACATCATTCAGCCGGATCGCGCCTTCTTTGGCGAAAAGGATTTTCAGCAGCTGCAGTTGATCCGGCGCATGGTCGCCGATCTGGCGCAGCCGGTCGAGGTCATCGGCGTGCCGACGGTGCGCGAAGCCGATGGGCTCGCCTGTTCGTCACGCAATGTCTATCTTACGCCTGAGGAACGAGCCGCTGCCGCGATCGTGCCAAAGGCGCTTGACGAGGCCTCGCGGCTGGTGGCCGAAGGCGTCACCGATGTCGGCGCGCTCGAGCTGGCGATCAGTGAATTCATCGACACTGAGCCGCTGGCAAAGCCGGAAGTGATCGCGATCCGCGATCCCGAAACCTTGCGAATTGTCAGCGAAATCGGTGAAAAACCGGTTCTTCTGTTGCTTTTTATCCGCTTCGGGAGCACGAAACTGCTCGATAACAGGGTCATCGACCCCAAAAACGTGAAATTCGCAAAGGTGGCTTGA
- a CDS encoding fumarylacetoacetate hydrolase family protein produces MKLATLKDSTRDGRLVVVSKDLTRCSEVGHIARTLQAALDDWAYVGPRLERVAEGVETGAQPTIRFHEHDAASPLPRAFASSLGGYFSAPRDPLNISSGEAQVEARAVVILDDFLTDADASSNGPQVALVMLAATVSANGGDTAFSPVAVTRDELENLSLHLTINGNPVSDSSKSGAGSSIDDIAIPAPNRSLGAGSIVITGLDGVQTTVRAGDTFRLESNDRTGHSIFGAIERKTASAG; encoded by the coding sequence ATGAAGCTTGCTACCTTGAAGGATTCGACTCGTGACGGGCGACTGGTTGTCGTGTCAAAGGATCTTACCCGTTGCTCGGAGGTCGGACACATCGCCCGCACCCTGCAGGCTGCGCTGGACGATTGGGCCTATGTCGGTCCCCGGCTGGAGAGGGTGGCAGAGGGTGTCGAAACCGGTGCACAGCCGACCATACGGTTTCACGAACATGATGCGGCGTCTCCGCTGCCGCGCGCCTTTGCATCCAGTCTTGGTGGCTATTTCTCGGCGCCGCGCGATCCCCTGAACATTTCATCTGGTGAAGCGCAGGTGGAAGCCCGTGCCGTTGTTATTCTCGATGATTTCTTGACCGATGCGGATGCCTCGTCCAACGGCCCTCAAGTCGCGCTGGTCATGCTTGCGGCGACCGTTTCGGCCAATGGCGGCGATACTGCCTTTTCACCGGTTGCCGTCACGCGCGATGAGCTTGAAAATCTTTCGCTGCATCTCACCATCAACGGAAACCCTGTTTCCGACAGTTCGAAAAGCGGCGCAGGCAGCTCCATTGATGATATTGCCATACCGGCGCCGAACCGCTCCCTTGGTGCCGGCAGTATCGTGATCACCGGTCTGGACGGTGTCCAGACGACTGTGCGCGCAGGAGACACATTTCGCCTGGAGAGCAATGATCGCACCGGCCACTCGATATTCGGCGCGATTGAACGGAAGACTGCTTCGGCGGGCTGA